A single region of the Lycium barbarum isolate Lr01 chromosome 2, ASM1917538v2, whole genome shotgun sequence genome encodes:
- the LOC132622580 gene encoding MA3 DOMAIN-CONTAINING TRANSLATION REGULATORY FACTOR 2, with the protein MDFTTGKLSNEHQEQLRSASESADPLSVSPLQISPKSPCSPKSPKSPKSPKSPRSPRSPGDRHTKHGSDRGSPLKNKKNSHSPRDGRPKKGGCGGKGTWGGLMDTDDVHAIDPNDPNYTSSEDIERTTSTKDMVAAFEDYKKKAIILVEEYFQNDDITSTANELRELGMSCYDFYFIKKLVSMSMDRHDKEKEMAAVLLSALYAEVIKPQQVYKGFSKLLESADDFIVDIPDAIDILALFIARAVVDDILPPAFLAKANSSLPKDSKGIEVIKRAEKSYLSAPLHAEIIECRWGGSKNKTVEDVKDKINNLLIEYVVSGEKNEACRCIKDLNMRFFHHEIVKRAIIMAMEKQQAENRLLDLLKKAAEEGLINSSQLSKGFNRIIDNIDDLSLDIPNARVIFQSIISKAASEGWLCISSLKSLSTQLEKQEIDEKLVKEFKLKAISMIKEYFLSGEIVEVSRFLESENSSCLAELNSIFVKKLITLAMDRKNREKEMASVLLSSVCFPADDVVNGFVMLIEAADDTALDIPIVVEDLAMFLARAEVDEILTPQHMEEIGSQFFEPNSIGNKVVLMAKSLLKGRLSGERILRCWGGGGSSTNGWAIEDVKDKIRKLLEEFESGGDAKEAYRCIKELGMPFFHHEVVKKLLVIIIEKKNERLWGFLKECFSMGLITMYQMTKGFARVAESLDDLALDVPGAEKQFKVYVERAEAEGWLDSTFSFNRLGHPMENGFC; encoded by the exons ATGGATTTTACAACCGGAAAGTTATCAAATGAGCATCAAGAACAACTACGATCTGCTTCAGAAAGTGCAGATCCATTATCAGTATCCCCATTACAGATATCTCCAAAATCACCATGCTCCCCGAAGTCCCCGAAGTCCCCAAAGTCCCCAAAATCTCCAAGGTCCCCAAGGTCTCCCGGCGATCGTCACACCAAGCATGGCTCAGACAGGGGAAGTccccttaaaaataaaaaaaattcacattCCCCAAGAGATGGTcgtccaaagaaag GAGGTTGTGGAGGTAAAGGCACTTGGGGTGGATTAATGGATACCGATGATGTCCATGCTATTGACCCCAATGATCCAAACTACACTAGTAGTGAG GATATTGAGAGAACAACAAGTACTAAAGATATGGTTGCAGCATTTGAGGATTACAAAAAGAAGGCAATAATATTAGTGGAAGAATATTTTCAGAATGATGACATAACATCCACAGCCAATGAATTAAGAGAACTTGGGATGTCTTGTTATGACTTCTACTTTATTAAAAAGTTAGTATCAATGTCTATGGACAgacatgacaaagaaaaagaaatggcAGCTGTTTTATTATCTGCTCTTTATGCTGAAGTTATCAAACCCCAACAAGTCTACAAAGGTTTCAGTAAACTCTTGGAATCTGCAGATGATTTCATCGTAGACATTCCTGATGCAATCGACATTCTCGCGTTGTTCATTGCAAGAGCAGTTGTTGATGATATACTTCCTCCTGcatttttagcaaaagcaaaTTCTTCTCTGCCTAAAGATTCAAAGGGAATTGAGGTGATTAAAAGAGCTGAAAAAAGTTACCTTTCAGCTCCTTTACATGCTGAAATCATCGAGTGTCGATGGGGTGGAAGTAAGAATAAAACAGTTGAAGATGTGAAGGACAAGATCAACAATTTGCTTATTGAGTATGTGGTAAGTGGAGAGAAAAATGAGGCTTGTAGATGTATTAAGGATTTGAATATGCGCTTTTTCCATCATGAAATTGTTAAGAGGGCTATTATCATGGCAATGGAAAAGCAACAAGCGGAAAATCGCCTTTTGGACTTACTAAAGAAGGCTGCAGAAGAAGGTTTGATAAACTCAAGTCAATTATCAAAGGGGTTCAACAGGATTATTGACAATATCGATGACCTGTCACTTGACATACCAAATGCAAGGGTGATTTTTCAGTCCATAATTTCTAAGGCAGCATCGGAGGGTTGgttatgtatttcatctttaaaGTCGTTATCGACACAACTTGAAAAGCAAGAAATTGATGAAAAGCTTGTGAAAGAGTTCAAATTAAAAGCTATATCCATGATCAAAGAGTACTTTTTATCAGGTGAAATTGTAGAGGTAAGTAGGTTTTTAGAGTCGGAGAACAGTTCGTGTTTGGCAGAGCTAAACTCGATATTTGTGAAAAAGTTGATAACTTTGGCTATGGACAGGAAAAACAGAGAGAAAGAGATGGCATCTGTTTTATTATCATCTGTCTGTTTTCCAGCAGATGATGTGGTAAATGGCTTTGTAATGTTAATAGAAGCAGCGGACGATACAGCTTTAGACATTCCAATTGTTGTTGAGGACTTAGCGATGTTTTTGGCTAGAGCAGAAGTAGATGAAATTTTAACTCCACAACATATGGAAGAAATTGGGAGTCAATTTTTCGAGCCGAATTCAATAGGGAACAAAGTTGTACTAATGGCAAAATCTTTGCTAAAAGGTAGATTATCTGGTGAAAGAATACTAAGGTGTTGGGGTGGTGGTGGAAGTAGTACAAATGGATGGGCAATAGAAGATGTTaaggataaaataagaaaattacTAGAGGAATTTGAATCTGGAGGAGATGCAAAAGAAGCATATAGATGCATAAAGGAACTAGGAATGCCATTTTTTCACCATGAAGTTGTGAAGAAATTATTGGTGATTATAATTGAGAAGAAAAATGAGAGGTTATGGGGTTTTCTCAAAGAATGTTTTAGTATGGGACTAATAACTATGTACCAAATGACAAAAGGTTTTGCTAGAGTTGCAGAATCACTTGATGATTTGGCACTAGATGTACCAGGTGCTGAAAAACAATTTAAAGTTTATGTTGAAAGAGCTGAGGCTGAAGGATGGTTAGATTCCACTTTTAGTTTCAATAGACTTGGACATCCTATGGAAAATGGCTTTTGCTGA